In the genome of Raphanus sativus cultivar WK10039 chromosome 4, ASM80110v3, whole genome shotgun sequence, one region contains:
- the LOC108852577 gene encoding probable transcription factor At5g61620: MVKEVVTTGKTCSHCGHNGHNARTCLNGVNKGSVKLFGVNISSEPIRSPEVTALRKSVSLGNLDALLANDISNGNGDPIAAVEDNGYHSDGQIHSKTGRSAHQKKKGKPWTEEEHRIFLEGLTKLGKGDWRGIAKKFVTTRTPTQVASHAQKYFLRLNANDKRRRRASLFDISLGDQKEEKNSQVMTTDALTSLSKFPSRQPITGSQEQVQTQAEISNRFKNLSMEHMPIYPTVPPYYNFPSVMIHPMYYYPNPEHVRYVHPSGIPVPRPLPIGMPLPQANDSSRIPKKDGLELDISLRPPPPPPPQSTAETDLAGHGVIHVK, encoded by the exons GTGAAGGAGGTGGTGACGACGGGGAAGACATGTTCACATTGTGGCCACAATGGTCATAACGCACGTACATGTCTTAACGGCGTTAACAAAGGAAGCGTCAAACTGTTCGGCGTAAACATATCGTCCGAACCGATTAGGTCGCCTGAGGTAACGGCGTTAAGGAAGAGTGTCAGTTTGGGAAATCTTGATGCCCTTCTCGCTAACGATATCAGTAACGGTAACGGTGATCCAATTGCCGCCGTCGAAGATAACGGTTATCATTCGGATGGTCAGATTCATTCTAAGACGGGGAGATCCGCTCATCAGAAGAAAAAGG GGAAGCCATGGACGGAAGAAGAACATCGGATCTTCTTGGAAGGATTGACGAAACTCGGAAAAGGAGATTGGAGAGGAATCGCAAAAAAATTCGTGACGACAAGAACACCGACACAAGTCGCAAGTCATGCTCAGAAGTATTTTCTTAGGTTAAATGCTAACGACAAGAGAAGAAGACGTGCTAGTCTCTTTGACATCTCTCTCGGAgatcag AAGGAAGAGAAGAACTCTCAAGTGATGACGACAGATGCATTAACATCATTATCGAAGTTTCCATCTAGACAACCAATAACCGGATCTCAAGAACAGGTTCAAACCCAAGCTGAGATATCAAACCGGTTTAAGAATCTATCAATGGAGCACATGCCAATCTACCCAACCGTGCCACCTTACTACAACTTTCCATCTGTTATGATACATCCAATGTACTACTATCCCAATCCTGAACATGTTAGGTATGTTCACCCTTCCGGTATACCTGTACCAAGGCCTTTACCGATTGGTATGCCTCTACCTCAGGCAAATGATTCTTCTCGTATACCAAAGAAAGATGGTTTGGAACTTGATATCAGTCTgcgtcctcctcctcctcctcctccacagTCTACCGCAGAAACAGACTTGGCGGGTCATGGCGTCATTCATGTGAAGTGA